The bacterium sequence GCCAGGACCGAGATGCCCGCCTGCTGGAGCACCTGGTTCCGGGTCAGCTCCGCCGTCTCACTCGCGAAGTCCACGTCGCGGATCCGCGATTCCGCGGCCGACGTGTTCTCCTGCGCGACCGCCAGCGACCGGATCGACGACTCGAGCCGATTCTGCACCGTACCGAAGCTCGCCCGAAGCGAGGCGACCTGGGAGATCGCCGAGTCGATCAACGAGAGCGCGGCCTGCGCACTCGCGACCGAGCTGATCGTGGCGAAGTTGAAGCCCGAGACGCTGGATACGGTCCCGAGACCGATCGTCGATGCGCGCGCATCGACGGCGTTGATCGTGATCCGATCGTTGCTCGTTGCATCGACGCCGATCTGGAACGTCACGCCCGCTCCGCTCTCGAGAATCGTCGCGCCGTTGAACGACGTGACGGCAGCGATCCGGTCGATCTCCGAGATCAGGTCCTGGAACTCGTCGTTCAGCGTGTCGCGCTCGGCGTCGCCGAGGGTCCCGTTGGCCGCCTGAATCGCCAGCTCACGCTGACGGATCAGGATCGAGCTCACCTCGTTGAGTGCGCCTTCACCGACCTGCAGCAGCGAGATGCCGTCGTTGGCGTTCCGCCGCGCCTGCGCGATCGAGCGGATGTCGGCTCGGAACCCTTCCGAGATCGCGAGGCCTGCCGCGTCGTCCGCCGCCCGCGTGATGCGGAGACCGGAAGACAGCCGCTGAAGGCTCTTCTGGAGATTCCCGGTCGAGTTGACCAGGTTTCGCTGGGCGTTGATCGACGCCACGTTCGAATTGACTCGAAGTCCCATCCTGGGATCTCCTTCACAATATTCCGTACGAAATCGCTATCCGCTTCCGTACGTCTTCTGACCAACGGCCGCCTCGACCCATCCTTGCGTCGCCGGCGACCGTCCTGGGTCCACGACTATCCGAGCAGCGAGAGCGCGCTCTGCGTGGAGACGTTCGCCTGAGCCAGGACGGAGATGCCCGCCTGCTGGAGCACCTGGTTCCGGGTCAGCTCCGCCGTCTCGCTCGCGAAGTCCACGTCGCGAATCCGCGATTCCGCGGCCGACGTGTTCTCGACGGCGACGGCGATCGATCGGATCGCGGACTCGAGCCGGTTCTGCACCGTACCGAAGCCGGCGCGGAGCGAAGCGACGTTCGAGATCGCCGCGTCCAGGATCGTGAGCGCCGACTGCGCCGCCGTCACGGTCGAGACGCTGAGGGCACTGATGCCGATGTTGCTGCCGTTGGCGAGCACACCGGTCACGTCGATCCGGTTGTCGGCGGAGTTCTCGGTTCCGACCTGGAACGAGATCGTCGCGGTGCTCGAGAGCACGAGCGTGCCGTTGAACGAGGTGACCGAAGCGATCCGGTCGATCTCGTCGGAGAGATCGCTGACCTCGTTGTTCAGGGTCGTGCGCTCCGAAGAGCCGAGCGTGCCGTTGGCCGACTGGATCGCCAGCTCACGCTGACGAATCAGTATCGAGCTCACCTCGTTGAGTGCGCCTTCTGCCACCTGAAGAAGCGAGATGCCGTCGTTGGCGTTCCGCTGGGCCTGACCGAGGCTGCGGATGTCGGCGCGAAAGCCCTCCGAGATGGCAAGGCCCGCGGCGTCATCGGCCGCGCGCGTGATCCGAAGACCCGAAGAGAGTCGCTGCAGACTCTTCTGCAGACTGACCGTCGTGTTCGCGAGATTTCTCTGCGCGTTGATCGAAGCGGTGTTCGCGTTTACGCGAAGTCCCATGGTTACGTTTCCTCCTTGACGTCGAGCTCGTCATCCGTGACGCGCCCGGCCCGGTCCATGGCGACACTGCATCGCCGTGGACGAAGGGCCCACTGACGCACGGGGCTAGTGCAATGGCGGTGCCAGCCTGCGCGGTGCGCACCCTACATGCAGCACTCGTTCACGCATGGGCAACTCGGATTCCAAGTGCGCGATCGGCGCTCGGGGGTCGCCCTGCCCGTCACGAGCGCCTTGCAAGATCCCGTTTCAAGTCGGAGTACCGGATCCCGCTTCGTTTCAGATTGCGCGACGGAAGGCGCGCGTACGCCGAGGGAAGGCCCTTCACGCCGACGTGAAGGGTCCGAGCGACCGGTATCGATCTTGCTTTTCCGGAGGATGGATTCGTGTCTCGATGGGCGCGGCAGCGTCCGCAAGTATCGAGAGAAGGAAGACCGTGGCGACGACGCGAAAGAACGCACAGCCCGCGCCCCCCGACACCCCGCTGGATCAGGGGGGTTGGATCGCGTTGCGTGCGGATCCAGAAGAACGGATCACGGTCGGGTTCTCTTCGATCCAGGAGCGTCGGCACGTGCTCGACTGGCTGAACGAAGGCCTTCGGGACGGGCGTCCCGGAAGGCTGGTGAGCGAGTATCCGCTTCTCTTCGAGCGGAACGCGTCGGCCATCCCCGTGACGCTCTGGTCGCACACGACGCCGATCGCGTTCTGCATGCTCTGGGCCGTCACGTTCCGGGTCGGCGTGCACCGTCTGCGAACGGGCATGATCTCCCTCGTCTACACGGACCCCGGATTCCGCGGTCGTGGACATGCGAGCGACGTGGTGCAGGCCGCCATCGACGAGGCCACCGCCCTCGAGCTGGGACTCCTTCTTCTCTGGAGCGACGTCGAGGCCCTCTATTCCGGTCTTGACTTCGTGGAGGCAGGCCACGAATCGCTCCTCGTCATCGACGCTGCGACCGTCGAGCGCGCACTCCTCACCGAGCGCCCCGCGCCGAGTCTCGAGATCGGCTGCGCCACGCCGAGCGACTGGCTGGAGATCGAGCGGTTGCGGGGCTACCGGACGTGCCAGCTCGAGTTCGACCCGGGCGAGCTGGCTCGCTCGCGATCGATCCCGGATCTCGAGGTCCGGGTGGCCTCCGACGCGACGGGCCTCCGTGGCTTCGCCATGCGGGGACGCGGGGACGACCTCGTCGAGGTCGTACACGAATGGGGTGGCGATGCCGATGCGGCGCTTCTCTGTTGCCAGGCGCTCCTCGAGGCCAACGAGCCCTGGAACGAGCTCTTCCTGATGACGCCGCCCGCGCAGGACGCATTGTCGTGGTCGCTTCGTCAGGCAGGCGCGCATCGGGTCCGGAAGCGTCTCGCGTGGATGCGGGTCGCGTCGCCTTCGGCGCTGGCAGCGGATCTCTCGTCGATGCTCCCCGGCGTGAGCGGCCTCGCGATCGAGGTCGAGCCCACCGCAGGCGCAACGCCCGTCCGGATCCGACTCCGAAGCGCGCATGGCGAGACGCGCCTCGACCCCCGGTCCCTCTTCGACGCGCTCTTCGGGTGCGCCGGCCCGGAGGATCCGACCGAGCTCGCCCGCGCCCTCGAGCCCTGCCTCGGCCGAGCGGCCCTCGCGCACCTGCCGATTCCGCTGTTCGTCTGGGGCCTGGAGTCGATCTGAACCGATGATCTGGGTGACCCGACTCGATGGCGATCGCGTGCTGCTCAACGACGACCAGGTGCTCTACGTCGAGGCGACCCACGACACTCTTCTCGTGATGGCGACCGGTGAACGC is a genomic window containing:
- a CDS encoding flagellin; this encodes MGLRVNSNVASINAQRNLVNSTGNLQKSLQRLSSGLRITRAADDAAGLAISEGFRADIRSIAQARRNANDGISLLQVGEGALNEVSSILIRQRELAIQAANGTLGDAERDTLNDEFQDLISEIDRIAAVTSFNGATILESGAGVTFQIGVDATSNDRITINAVDARASTIGLGTVSSVSGFNFATISSVASAQAALSLIDSAISQVASLRASFGTVQNRLESSIRSLAVAQENTSAAESRIRDVDFASETAELTRNQVLQQAGISVLA
- a CDS encoding flagellin translates to MGLRVNANTASINAQRNLANTTVSLQKSLQRLSSGLRITRAADDAAGLAISEGFRADIRSLGQAQRNANDGISLLQVAEGALNEVSSILIRQRELAIQSANGTLGSSERTTLNNEVSDLSDEIDRIASVTSFNGTLVLSSTATISFQVGTENSADNRIDVTGVLANGSNIGISALSVSTVTAAQSALTILDAAISNVASLRAGFGTVQNRLESAIRSIAVAVENTSAAESRIRDVDFASETAELTRNQVLQQAGISVLAQANVSTQSALSLLG
- a CDS encoding GNAT family N-acetyltransferase → MATTRKNAQPAPPDTPLDQGGWIALRADPEERITVGFSSIQERRHVLDWLNEGLRDGRPGRLVSEYPLLFERNASAIPVTLWSHTTPIAFCMLWAVTFRVGVHRLRTGMISLVYTDPGFRGRGHASDVVQAAIDEATALELGLLLLWSDVEALYSGLDFVEAGHESLLVIDAATVERALLTERPAPSLEIGCATPSDWLEIERLRGYRTCQLEFDPGELARSRSIPDLEVRVASDATGLRGFAMRGRGDDLVEVVHEWGGDADAALLCCQALLEANEPWNELFLMTPPAQDALSWSLRQAGAHRVRKRLAWMRVASPSALAADLSSMLPGVSGLAIEVEPTAGATPVRIRLRSAHGETRLDPRSLFDALFGCAGPEDPTELARALEPCLGRAALAHLPIPLFVWGLESI
- a CDS encoding flagellar FlbD family protein gives rise to the protein MIWVTRLDGDRVLLNDDQVLYVEATHDTLLVMATGERLRILESPEELVERVAAWRQRIMGLSLVHEFEPDPE